Proteins from a single region of Primulina tabacum isolate GXHZ01 chromosome 5, ASM2559414v2, whole genome shotgun sequence:
- the LOC142544159 gene encoding serine/threonine-protein phosphatase 7 long form homolog has protein sequence MAGPLYILQVWAWSRIKCVNPDRNGLTLVVPPVDPDAFIPVSPYGARWKYGFSYTHSPTHSVRIIRDSLDRMNNNEFNWSVYQKNDIDVKTIIDSYDNKIWRCVCPLICFDIVEMHRPNRVMRQFRRRQSIPGFAVDNDDMHNITRIRHRNTDWREYHRNSIELWNNRLRYVCKGVRHGQSMQTDEDYFQWYNRITMRTISPAVNVVDFQPRPYNTFVGEMNVQQNFSTPSPFSHQSSLGWGSDMVRQPSGFAGDSTIITSAELNIAGTSNTQPDYFSDPRFGDFHPFGQTDFQTPYWSNTQSFTNLLNVGPQHIVHDTRSQRNVISPITYPGYSNEQIPENVGLRREEEKTQSTLLWNRKPFVSF, from the exons ATGGCTGGACCTTTATATATCCTGCAG gtaTGGGCATGGAGCAGGATTAAATGTGTTAACCCCGATCGAAATGGGTTAACATTAGTTGTACCTCCCGTTGATCCGGATGCTTTCATTCCAGTTTCTCCATATGGTGCACG GTGGAAATATGGATTTAGTTACACACATTCGCCAACACATTCTGTAAGAATTATAAGGGATTCTCTAGATCGTATGAATAATAATGAG TTTAATTGGAGCGTATATCAGAAAAATGACATAGATGTGAAGACAATTATTGATTCATACGACAATAAAATATGGCGATGTGTTTGTCCCCTTATATGCTTTGACATCGTGGAGATGCATCGTCCTAATCGTGTAATGCGACAATTTCGAAGACGACAATCAATTCCAGGGTTTGCCGTCGACAATGACGATATGCATAATATCACGAGAATAAGACATCGAAACACCGATTGGAGAGAGTATCATAGAAATTCAATTGAGTTGTGGAATAATCGGCTCAGATATGTTTGTAAAGGGGTGCGACACGGGCAATCGATGCAAACTGACGAAGACTACTTTCAATGGTACAATCGAATAACTATGCGCACCATATCACCTGCAGTGAATGTCGTTGATTTTCAACCACGTCCGTACAATACTTTTGTTGGAGAAATGAATGTTCAACAAAATTTTAGTACGCCTTCTCCGTTTTCGCATCAGTCATCATTAGGATGGGGAAGTGACATGGTTAGGCAACCAAGTGGGTTTGCAGGAGACTCTACGATTATTACGTCAGCTGAGTTGAATATTGCAGGAACATCTAATACTCAACCTGATTATTTCAGTGATCCAAGGTTCGGTGATTTTCATCCGTTTGGTCAAACTGATTTTCAGACTCCTTATTGGTCCAACACACAAAGTTTCACTAATTTGCTTAACGTTGGACCTCAGCATATTGTGCATGACACTCGATCACAGAGGAATGTTATTTCCCCTATCACTTATCCAGGTTACTCAAATGAGCAAATTCCTGAAAATGTAGGATTGCGGAGAGAGGAGGAGAAGACGCAATCCACCTTATTGTGGAATAGGAAGCCATTTGTATCATTTTAA
- the LOC142544161 gene encoding protein MAINTENANCE OF MERISTEMS-like, translating into MTDNRNPEDPSVLYLQATHMSSSVSSLTVDDIVKVKKSDHLIWKLYTDNYLHRRVLAYLNHMGFYGVLECGSQVLDNHLITALVERWRRETHTFHFTCGETTVTLQDVSIIWGLPIDGEAVTGVDVSHKVEEWQHICLDMLGFLPASNYLKGGHLSMTALHDHCISNLVNDETSEVDVVKFTRCVALMIIGGIMFPDYQKGQLDLYFCNCYEMLIT; encoded by the coding sequence ATGACAGATAATCGAAATCCAGAAGATCCCAGTGTCCTCTATTTACAAGCGACACATATGTCATCAAGCGTGTCTTCGTTAACAGTTGATGATATTGTCAAAGTGAAGAAGTCAGACCATTTGATTTGGAAGTTGTATACTGATAATTATTTACACAGGCGTGTACTcgcatatttaaatcatatgggtttttatggagttttagaatgtGGCTCTCAAGTTCTTGATAATCATTTGATTACTGCGCTTGTTGAACGTTGGCGACGCGAGACACATACGTTTCATTTTACATGTGGTGAAACAACAGTGACATTACAAGATGTTTCGATAATTTGGGGTCTACCAATTGATGGTGAAGCAGTAACTGGCGTAGATGTGTCACATAAAGTTGAGGAATGGCAACACATATGTTTGGATATGTTAGGATTTTTGCCAGCTTCAAATTATTTGAAAGGTGGTCATCTATCTATGACTGCACTACACGATCATTGTATATCTAACCTTGTTAATGATGAAACTTCAGAAGTAGATGTTGTGAAATTTACTCGTTGTGTTGCGTTAATGATTATTGGAGGAATAATGTTCCCTGACTACCAAAAGGGTCAGCTAGACTTATATTTTTGCAACTGCTACGAGATGTTGATAACGTGA
- the LOC142544843 gene encoding protein trichome birefringence-like 39 produces the protein MFVGDSISSNQWGSMVCLLHNAVKGSNITSRTDKSTSTVTFQDYDVSIIVFNSHYLVDIENETVGRVLKLGSLKNGGVWKEMDVLVFNTWLWWYRRGDQQPWDYVEVEGKIVKDVDRMVAFREGLNTWAKWVSSDVDPVSSYNAFKGMDCTHWCVAGVLDSWNHLLYARLVEYIHIQQI, from the exons ATGTTTGTTGGGGACTCAATAAGTTCTAATCAATGGGGATCAATGGTATGCCTTCTACACAATGCAGTGAAAGGATCAAATATCACAAGCCGCACGGATAAATCTACTTCCACCGTCACATTTCAG GACTATGACGTTTCGATTATCGTATTCAATTCGCATTATTTAGTAGATATTGAAAACGAAACAGTAGGTCGAGTTTTGAAACTCGGCTCGCTTAAAAACGGAGGCGTGTGGAAAGAAATGGATGTCTTGGTCTTTAATACATGGCTTTGGTGGTACCGACGCGGCGATCAGCAACC GTGGGATTATGTTGAAGTCGAGGGAAAGATAGTGAAGGACGTGGATAGGATGGTTGCATTTAGGGAAGGATTAAATACATGGGCAAAATGGGTCAGCTCGGACGTCGATCCTGTCAGCTCATACAATGCTTTCAAAGGCATGGACTGCACCCATTGGTGCGTGGCCGGAGTCCTCGACTCATGGAACCACCTTTTGTACGCACGACTAGTCGAGTATATTCACATACAACAGATATAA
- the LOC142544162 gene encoding uncharacterized protein LOC142544162, with product MVQRKVPNKLCIQDNNIKSEIRLANLEPSSLQYQDVKNKGVDLKKKMKKSGSIKFENHRSPKLPNYMKSTSSSVARKEQLQVSTRSTPASLVSSDLHGKNLNRPSKLSADSINKAAKTSIRTTGLKIKRTLIKTPSFKPGRALVKKCPKVVICEDFDIARATCSSTLKDYKLPDYLVLNQGGTESEGTSVIKVCPYTYCSLNGHLHDPLPPLKSFMSAKRLMLKNQRKRAVGMPVSTASEACRRCAEEKKTSNTDFVPMVHGGDEIIAPDYEEVEETILGGGDINFHETLDEDRNETDSIDMYLESMSSIQQYEPDSESSDTDWETGRYSALYLDFDYVSPSKEEKGDGLDGFQDENGMIHDGFIKEPRDCIISFFDANDMSQDTYSEDSLNSDSASSKDDCRSEQQLSSQRKSQKQFMEIRTCLLKGNKTPERIAQLGDTEAPSDLMIEEEASFGCLNFECLPNEDAVGEADLLKDVVQEMVTSGDKAISDIIIDVDVHHRYQMKEDSSESSTKPDQVATQNKVGRGISKNNLLLQDQFIGEGIAIAIAKCKRFMEESDEEGQFNPREPNFLPLEPEPEAEKVDLRHQELDEKKNAEEWMVDYALRQTVTKLGPARKKKVALLVEAFEKVMPITKHELDQSHSSAFGHARPVQACN from the exons ATGGTTCAAAGAAAGGTTCCCAACAAGCTTTGTATCCAAGACAATAATATAAAATCCGAAATTCGGTTGGCAAACCTTGAACCATCTTCGTTGCAGTACCAGGATGTCAAGAATAAAGGGGTGgatttgaagaagaaaatgaagaaatcGGGATCAATAAAGTTCGAAAATCATCGTTCTCCTAAGTTGCCGAATTATATGAAGTCCACCAGCAGTTCCGTGGCAAGAAAGGAGCAATTACAGGTTAGTACCAGAAGTACTCCAGCTAGTCTTGTTTCAAGTGATCTGCATGGAAAAAACTTGAACCGCCCGTCAAAACTTAGTGCAgactctataaacaaggcagCAAAAACATCTATTAGGACGACTGGTTTAAAAATTAAGAGAACTTTGATAAAAACTCCTAGTTTCAAACCAGGAAGAGCTTTGGTGAAAAAGTGTCCCAAGGTTGTTATATGCGAGGATTTCGATATTGCTCGAGCAACATGTTCTTCGACTTTGAAAGATTATAAGCTTCCAGATTATCTTGTGCTGAATCAGGGGGGAACCGAGTCAGAGGGCACGTCTGTGATCAAGGTTTGCCCATATACTTACTGTTCTCTTAATGGGCATCTTCATGATCCTCTGCCGCCTCTAAAGAGCTTCATGTCGGCGAAAAGGCTTATGCTTAAGAATCAAAGGAAGCGTGCAGTTGGGATGCCTGTCTCCACGGCGAGCGAGGCCTGCCGGAGATG TGCGGAGGAGAAAAAAACATCAAATACTGATTTTGTGCCGATGGTTCATGGTGGAGATGAAATTATAGCACCAGATTATGAAGAAGTTGAGGAGACAATTTTAGGTGGTGGTGATATCAATTTTCATGAGACTCTTGATGAGGACAGGAATGAAACAGATTCAATAGATATGTACCTGGAG AGCATGTCTAGTATTCAACAATATGAACCAGATTCTGAATCTTCTGATACGGACTGGGAGACAGGGCGTTACTCTGCCCtttatcttgattttgattatgtATCGCCGTCCAAGGAAGAGAAAGGGGATGGTTTGGATGGATTTCAAGATGAAAATGGGATGATTCATGATGGGTTCATCAAGGAGCCGCGCGACTGCATCATTAGCTTCTTTGATGCAAATGATATGTCACAAGACACCTATAGTGAAGATAGTTTAAACTCAGATTCAGCGTCTAGCAAAGATGACTGTAGATCTGAG CAGCAATTGAGTTCCCAAAGGAAGAGCCAGAAACAATTTATGGAAATAAGGACTTGTCTTTTGAAGGGCAACAAGACCCCAGAAAGGATTGCCCAGCTCGGTGACACCGAGGCGCCTTCCGACCTTATGATTGAAGAAGAAGCTTCATTTGGTTGTCTAAACTTTGAATGTCTTCCAAATGAGGACGCTGTTGGAGAAGCTGACCTCTTGAAGGATGTTGTCCAGGAAATGGTCACTTCTGGTGACAAAGCCATTAGTGATATCATTATAGATGTTGATGT CCATCATCGTTATCAAATGAAAGAAGATAGTTCAGAAAGTTCAACTAAACCAGATCAAGTTGCAACCCAAAATAAAGTTGGCAGAGGAATCTCGAAAAACAATCTACTTCTTCAAGATCAGTTCATCGGTGAAGGAATCGCAATAGCAATAGCTAAATGCAAGAGGTTCATGGAGGAAAGTGATGAAGAGGGACAATTCAATCCCAGGGAACCAAACTTTTTGCCGCTGGAACCAGAACCAGAAGCAGAGAAGGTTGATCTAAGGCATCAAGAGCTGGATGAAAAGAAAAACGCAGAGGAATGGATGGTAGATTATGCACTCAGGCAAACAGTCACAAAACTCGGTCCAGCTCGCAAGAAGAAAGTTGCACTGCTTGTTGAAGCCTTCGAAAAAGTCATGCCAATAACCAAACACGAACTAGATCAGAGTCATAGTTCAGCTTTTGGTCATGCAAGACCTGTTCAGGCATGTAACTGA